One Chitinophaga sp. H8 DNA window includes the following coding sequences:
- a CDS encoding LacI family DNA-binding transcriptional regulator, translated as MKGISIKDIATQAGVSPTTVSFVLNGKAKEKRISEHVSRKIQKIAAKLKYRPNQLARGLRTGKTKTIGLIVEDIANSFFASVAKVVEDEADKYGYKVLYGSTEDNVEKAKGLLEVLRYRQVDGYIITPTKHLDKEIELLKDTNKPVVLMDRYFPNVSSHYVIVDNYGGAYAATSHLVNQGYKKIAIVTTTSDQIQMKDRFDGFAAALKDHGVTFNKTVVKKIPFEMDRAALAQEIIKYLQSVKGLDAIFFATNYLGIYGIESIRSLGLRIGVDIGVVSFDDLDLFRLHSPSITCIAQPIQEMGRQIVGLLMKELNHSSSTSQHVVLTPELMIRESSSRQINAKIPVMLR; from the coding sequence ATGAAGGGAATATCAATCAAAGATATAGCAACTCAGGCAGGTGTATCTCCTACAACTGTGTCATTTGTACTTAATGGGAAAGCAAAGGAAAAAAGAATAAGCGAGCATGTAAGCAGGAAAATTCAGAAAATTGCAGCCAAACTCAAGTACAGGCCTAACCAGCTGGCCAGAGGATTACGTACAGGAAAAACCAAAACAATCGGTCTTATTGTTGAAGATATTGCTAATAGTTTTTTTGCCAGTGTGGCCAAAGTGGTAGAGGATGAAGCGGATAAATATGGATATAAGGTGCTGTATGGTAGCACGGAAGACAACGTGGAAAAGGCAAAAGGCTTGCTGGAGGTATTAAGGTACCGCCAGGTGGATGGTTATATTATTACCCCAACAAAGCACCTGGATAAGGAAATAGAGCTGCTGAAAGATACCAATAAACCAGTGGTGCTGATGGACCGTTACTTCCCTAATGTAAGTTCTCATTATGTTATAGTTGATAATTATGGTGGTGCTTATGCTGCTACTTCGCATCTGGTAAACCAGGGATATAAAAAAATAGCGATTGTAACTACTACTTCTGATCAGATTCAGATGAAGGACCGGTTTGACGGATTTGCCGCGGCACTGAAGGATCATGGGGTTACGTTTAATAAAACAGTGGTTAAAAAAATCCCTTTTGAAATGGACCGGGCAGCGCTGGCGCAGGAAATAATTAAGTATCTGCAAAGCGTAAAAGGGCTGGACGCTATCTTCTTTGCTACCAACTACCTGGGGATTTATGGGATTGAAAGTATCCGTTCACTTGGTTTACGTATTGGAGTGGATATCGGCGTTGTAAGTTTTGATGACCTGGACCTGTTCCGGCTGCATAGCCCTTCTATTACATGTATAGCACAGCCAATCCAGGAAATGGGCCGGCAAATTGTAGGGCTGCTGATGAAGGAACTGAACCATTCTTCTTCCACCTCACAACATGTTGTTTTAACACCGGAGCTAATGATCAGGGAATCATCTTCGCGGCAGATAAATGCCAAAATTCCCGTAATGCTCCGGTAA
- a CDS encoding RNA polymerase sigma factor produces MYSGYTDQQLLSLLKDDNITAFNTIYNRYSKMLYLYIFSKLDTGEISKDVLQELFISLWEKRHTLSIQESLKPYLYQAARHKIVDIYRKNATYRKYLQQLIEHFDAQPHTITESIDYKTKTQELFEAINHLPERMKEVFMLSRFENLTVEQIASRLGLSQQTVKNQITKALKILRANYAKSDVILIIFSSYLLDKF; encoded by the coding sequence ATGTACAGTGGTTATACAGATCAGCAATTATTATCGCTCCTAAAAGACGATAACATAACGGCTTTCAACACAATATACAACCGCTACAGTAAAATGCTGTACCTGTATATTTTCAGCAAGCTCGATACGGGCGAAATAAGCAAAGATGTGTTGCAGGAGCTGTTTATATCCCTATGGGAGAAAAGACATACGCTTTCCATCCAGGAATCCCTCAAACCTTATCTCTATCAGGCTGCCCGTCATAAAATTGTAGATATCTACCGTAAAAATGCTACTTACCGTAAGTACCTGCAGCAACTGATAGAACATTTTGATGCTCAACCACATACTATTACGGAATCTATCGATTATAAAACCAAAACCCAGGAACTGTTTGAAGCCATTAATCACTTACCGGAACGGATGAAAGAAGTATTTATGCTGAGTCGGTTTGAAAACCTGACAGTTGAGCAGATTGCAAGCCGGTTGGGGCTTTCCCAGCAAACGGTTAAAAATCAGATTACAAAAGCCCTAAAGATCCTGAGGGCTAACTATGCCAAGTCTGATGTGATACTTATTATCTTCTCCAGCTACCTTTTAGACAAATTTTAA
- a CDS encoding SusC/RagA family TonB-linked outer membrane protein has product MRANIRLLNVCFPMGLMLLFLFGGSIDIKAGANIQLSDPKDILVTIKVKNKLIEDVMTDISAKTGLNFHYDKTDLNLKKKVTLSCNKTPIDEVLNLLAEQTGLKFTRKNNKIIVGTGGSTEGETSKVSLINSASLTREVKGTVRDNNGVPLPGVTVWIKHNNKGTQTNSDATYTINASPVDILVFRYVGFFTREITVGNQSQIDVTLSENVNALNEFVVTALGIQKKSRELTYATQQSDNDDLTGVKDVNVINSLAGKTAGVTITRSASGVGGSARVTLRGNKSTRENQPLYIINGVPLANFTPSQPTDIWGQSGLIIGTGGRDGGDGISNINPDDIESISILKGASAAALYGSQAANGVIVITTKKGKPGRGRIDFSSSLTLETPMLIPKLQYRYGQTVKPFIDGQGKPQPGSLHSWGDPVNVPDHVKGFFSTGTTLINAISLSGGTEAAQSYFSYSNTTNTGILPTNKFSRHTFNFRETLQLLNDKLNVDANILFLAQESNNRLSSGLYYSPLSGLYTFPRGQDFDSYKNEFEYADKSRELNLQNWWNIRNDKDWVGQDDQQNPYWALHRNLRKDKRYRGLASLTLKYQLFNWLSLQARGSFDKSLDQYELMAYAGTQATLSPSNGRYILEKEFNTQFYADVFANTNWKLSRQLHMATTLGCSITDVKAHDRAFNGANPYANPGLSYANKFSVSNILGTSMDAQHNIENKQLQALFASVQIGLKDYLFLDITGRNDWSSTFAFTPTMRSGYFYYSAGIAAVVSDMIKLPSFIQFAKLRTSFAKVGNDIAPYVSRPARFTLQTIAGVTRVAFNKGAPYPGVYLEPEKNQSFETGAELHFLNGRVLLDITYYKNNNYKQYMEVPAPPGSRYLTYYINLGYIQNQGWECMLTTMPVSTKHTTWTSGLNFSHNKNTIVNLSNNNIPGAGPDNSFVLTDYGVNLYGSFIKEGGSWGDIYTNKELVTNEKGQYIIDSNDKLTTKNIYKKVGNPNPDFALGWNNTISYKKISLNFLIDGRFGGQVMSVTQAILDGYGVSEESAAARDNGGVPINAVQENGQAFSGKMDAQKYYTTIGGRAGIGEMYMYDATNIRLRELSLGYNIPLRNKLVSHIKASIIGKNLCFLKRSAPFDPEVSMSTSNALQGVDVFGLPATRSIGASIKVSF; this is encoded by the coding sequence ATGAGGGCAAACATACGGCTCCTGAACGTTTGTTTTCCGATGGGGCTTATGCTACTGTTTTTGTTCGGAGGAAGTATAGATATTAAAGCCGGTGCCAATATTCAGCTATCTGACCCTAAAGATATCCTCGTAACCATAAAAGTAAAAAATAAGCTTATTGAGGACGTGATGACGGATATCTCAGCAAAAACCGGCCTGAATTTCCACTACGACAAAACAGATCTGAACCTGAAGAAAAAAGTAACGCTCAGCTGCAACAAAACACCCATTGATGAAGTACTTAACCTGTTAGCCGAACAAACCGGATTAAAATTCACCCGTAAAAACAATAAGATTATTGTAGGTACAGGTGGTAGTACGGAGGGTGAAACATCCAAAGTCTCTTTAATCAACAGTGCTTCTCTTACCAGGGAAGTAAAGGGTACGGTACGCGATAACAATGGCGTACCGTTGCCTGGTGTTACGGTATGGATAAAACACAACAATAAAGGCACCCAAACCAACAGTGATGCTACCTATACCATTAATGCCAGTCCCGTAGATATACTGGTGTTCAGATATGTGGGCTTTTTTACCAGAGAAATAACTGTTGGAAATCAAAGTCAGATAGACGTTACCCTTTCAGAAAATGTGAACGCACTCAACGAATTTGTAGTAACAGCATTAGGCATACAAAAAAAATCGCGCGAGCTTACCTATGCTACCCAACAATCCGACAATGATGACCTGACCGGTGTAAAAGATGTTAATGTCATTAATAGTCTGGCTGGTAAAACTGCAGGGGTTACCATTACCCGTAGCGCTTCAGGTGTTGGTGGTTCCGCAAGGGTTACTTTAAGAGGTAATAAATCTACCCGCGAAAACCAACCGCTATATATCATAAACGGAGTGCCCCTGGCTAATTTTACGCCTTCACAACCTACCGATATATGGGGACAATCCGGGTTGATTATAGGTACCGGAGGCAGGGATGGCGGAGATGGTATCTCTAATATTAATCCGGACGACATAGAAAGTATCAGTATTCTGAAAGGGGCTTCTGCAGCTGCATTGTATGGTAGCCAGGCAGCTAATGGCGTTATTGTCATTACTACTAAAAAAGGGAAACCCGGCAGGGGGCGTATTGATTTTTCCTCCAGTCTTACCCTGGAAACACCTATGTTGATACCTAAATTACAATATCGCTATGGCCAGACAGTAAAACCCTTTATTGATGGTCAGGGGAAACCCCAACCCGGCTCCCTTCATAGCTGGGGCGATCCTGTTAATGTACCAGATCACGTAAAAGGTTTCTTTAGCACAGGTACTACCCTGATTAATGCCATCTCATTAAGCGGAGGAACGGAGGCAGCACAAAGCTATTTTTCCTATTCCAATACTACTAACACCGGGATTTTACCCACCAATAAATTCAGCCGGCATACTTTTAATTTCAGAGAGACCCTGCAACTACTAAATGATAAACTGAACGTAGATGCCAACATTCTCTTTCTGGCACAGGAAAGTAATAACCGGTTGTCTTCCGGCTTATATTACAGTCCTTTATCCGGTTTATACACCTTCCCAAGGGGCCAAGATTTTGATAGCTATAAAAACGAATTCGAATACGCAGATAAAAGCCGTGAACTCAACCTTCAAAACTGGTGGAATATCAGAAATGACAAAGACTGGGTAGGACAGGATGACCAGCAAAACCCGTATTGGGCACTGCACCGCAATCTCCGGAAAGATAAAAGATACCGGGGGTTAGCATCGCTGACCTTAAAATACCAGTTGTTTAACTGGTTATCCCTGCAGGCCAGGGGGAGCTTCGACAAATCACTGGACCAATATGAACTGATGGCTTATGCAGGTACACAGGCCACACTCTCTCCTTCCAACGGCAGATATATACTGGAAAAAGAATTCAATACACAATTCTATGCAGATGTATTTGCCAATACCAACTGGAAACTTTCCAGGCAACTGCATATGGCTACCACGCTTGGGTGCAGTATTACAGATGTGAAGGCCCACGACCGTGCATTTAATGGTGCCAACCCCTATGCAAACCCGGGGCTAAGCTACGCCAATAAGTTTTCTGTATCTAACATTCTGGGCACTTCCATGGATGCGCAACATAACATAGAAAACAAACAATTGCAGGCACTTTTTGCAAGCGTACAAATTGGATTGAAGGATTACCTGTTTCTGGATATTACGGGTAGAAATGACTGGTCAAGCACCTTTGCTTTTACACCTACCATGCGCTCCGGCTATTTTTATTATTCTGCCGGTATTGCTGCTGTGGTAAGCGATATGATTAAATTGCCTTCCTTTATACAATTTGCAAAATTGCGTACCTCTTTTGCTAAGGTAGGCAATGATATCGCGCCTTATGTTTCCCGCCCTGCCCGTTTTACGCTTCAGACAATTGCCGGTGTTACAAGGGTAGCTTTCAACAAAGGCGCTCCTTACCCTGGCGTTTACCTGGAGCCGGAAAAAAACCAGTCCTTTGAAACAGGAGCCGAACTCCACTTCCTCAATGGAAGAGTACTCCTGGATATTACCTACTACAAAAACAATAATTACAAACAATATATGGAAGTGCCTGCGCCTCCGGGATCACGCTATCTCACCTACTATATCAATCTTGGTTATATTCAGAACCAGGGCTGGGAATGCATGTTGACCACCATGCCTGTTAGCACCAAACATACTACCTGGACCTCAGGCCTTAATTTTTCACACAACAAAAACACCATAGTAAACCTGAGTAATAACAATATCCCCGGAGCAGGGCCAGACAACAGCTTTGTGCTGACAGATTATGGAGTGAACCTCTACGGCTCCTTTATTAAAGAAGGTGGCTCCTGGGGAGATATCTACACCAATAAAGAACTGGTGACTAACGAAAAGGGGCAGTATATTATTGACAGCAATGATAAGCTGACTACCAAAAACATCTACAAAAAGGTAGGCAACCCCAACCCTGATTTTGCTTTAGGGTGGAATAACACAATTAGCTATAAAAAGATTTCTCTTAATTTTTTAATAGATGGCAGATTTGGTGGCCAGGTGATGAGTGTTACACAAGCGATTTTAGACGGATATGGCGTAAGTGAAGAAAGTGCTGCAGCGAGAGATAATGGAGGGGTGCCTATCAATGCCGTACAGGAAAATGGACAGGCTTTTTCAGGTAAGATGGATGCCCAGAAATATTATACCACTATTGGTGGGCGGGCAGGCATTGGTGAAATGTATATGTATGAT
- a CDS encoding FecR family protein: protein MDIEQIKNILERYKQGQCTAEEANTVEAWFDSINRHQSTLVDEDFLELELEEVRQNLQEHIHPKPIRSLRPWYYAAIAAAIVVAAVLFLFKFYNGATPPSPVARQTVTPSQPGKSNRVIRNGYMEITTARGGTERIALADGSTIMLNASSKLRYPVTFSPQQRDIYLDEGEAFFTVAKDPQRQFTVHTAEIATTALGTSFNIRAYAHENKITVALLTGKVKIDKDQHQDKTAKPLILLPSEQVSYDRISSHLVKTTFSKQEDIIGWKQGLLVFKDASYNEVITEIENRYGVTIVNQSDKTEWKYNGFFKDESLQDVIETICISKSLSYTIKNDTIYLENKN from the coding sequence GTGGATATTGAACAGATAAAAAATATATTGGAGCGCTACAAGCAAGGACAGTGTACAGCAGAAGAGGCGAACACCGTAGAGGCGTGGTTTGACAGCATTAACCGGCACCAATCCACTTTAGTTGATGAAGACTTCCTGGAGTTAGAACTGGAAGAGGTAAGACAAAACCTCCAGGAACACATCCATCCTAAGCCCATACGTAGTTTAAGGCCCTGGTACTATGCAGCAATTGCCGCTGCCATTGTAGTAGCCGCTGTTCTTTTTCTGTTTAAATTTTACAATGGCGCTACTCCCCCATCACCTGTTGCAAGACAAACTGTAACGCCCTCCCAGCCCGGCAAAAGCAATCGCGTTATCCGGAATGGTTATATGGAGATTACTACTGCCAGGGGAGGTACTGAAAGAATCGCTTTAGCAGATGGCAGTACCATCATGCTGAATGCCTCCAGTAAATTACGTTATCCGGTTACCTTTTCACCTCAACAAAGGGATATTTACCTCGACGAAGGGGAAGCTTTTTTTACGGTTGCCAAAGATCCACAGCGCCAGTTTACAGTACATACGGCAGAAATTGCGACGACTGCATTGGGCACCTCTTTTAACATCCGTGCTTACGCACACGAAAACAAAATTACAGTGGCCCTCCTAACCGGAAAGGTTAAGATTGATAAAGATCAACACCAGGATAAAACAGCTAAGCCTCTAATACTGCTCCCAAGTGAACAGGTAAGCTATGACCGCATATCTTCCCATCTGGTAAAGACAACCTTTAGCAAACAGGAAGATATCATAGGATGGAAACAGGGATTACTTGTTTTTAAAGATGCGTCCTATAATGAAGTAATCACCGAGATTGAAAACCGGTACGGTGTAACAATTGTCAACCAAAGCGATAAAACAGAATGGAAATACAATGGCTTTTTTAAAGATGAAAGCCTGCAGGATGTTATCGAAACCATTTGCATAAGTAAATCCCTTTCTTACACAATTAAAAACGATACAATTTATCTGGAAAACAAAAACTAA
- a CDS encoding AraC family transcriptional regulator: protein MKPILIKVGAFADNQITIIERSDPYFNTPFHFHPECELVYVTESHGKRIVGDSIESFDVGDMVFLGPHIPHVWYNDEAYYAGNEELKAKSVVIYFPKDIFGEKFYGLPETKALSELFHRAQRGMKIIGDTQESLKHEILSLPRKEGLERIISLLNILKTLSETKDCYYLASTGYSHAYNVKDNHKIDEVFKYVMNNFSKEISLQDVASITNLSPQSFCRFFKNRTKKSFVQFLNEVRIGHACKRLTEEDWSIAEIAYSCGFKNLSNFNRFFKEIVGKTPKEYKNELRLKEA from the coding sequence ATGAAACCCATTCTTATTAAAGTTGGGGCTTTTGCCGATAATCAGATCACCATTATTGAAAGAAGTGATCCCTATTTCAATACACCGTTTCATTTTCATCCTGAATGTGAGCTGGTGTATGTAACCGAAAGTCATGGAAAAAGAATTGTTGGCGACAGCATTGAAAGCTTTGATGTAGGAGATATGGTATTCCTCGGTCCCCATATTCCACATGTATGGTATAATGATGAAGCCTATTACGCCGGGAATGAAGAACTCAAAGCAAAGTCCGTAGTTATCTATTTCCCTAAAGACATTTTTGGGGAAAAATTTTATGGATTACCGGAAACCAAAGCCCTTTCTGAGCTCTTCCACCGTGCACAAAGAGGTATGAAAATTATTGGTGACACACAGGAAAGTCTCAAACATGAGATTTTGTCCCTGCCCCGTAAAGAAGGTCTGGAAAGAATTATTTCTCTGCTGAACATCTTAAAAACATTATCTGAAACGAAAGACTGCTACTATCTTGCCAGCACAGGCTACTCCCACGCATATAATGTAAAGGATAATCATAAAATTGATGAAGTGTTCAAATATGTAATGAACAACTTCTCTAAAGAAATTTCATTGCAGGATGTAGCCAGCATTACGAACCTATCTCCGCAATCCTTCTGCAGGTTCTTTAAAAACCGTACTAAAAAATCCTTTGTTCAATTCTTAAACGAAGTACGCATTGGCCATGCCTGCAAACGACTCACTGAAGAAGACTGGTCTATTGCAGAAATTGCTTACTCCTGCGGATTTAAAAACCTATCGAACTTTAATCGCTTTTTTAAAGAAATAGTAGGCAAAACACCTAAAGAATATAAGAATGAGCTTCGCTTAAAGGAAGCCTAG